A genomic segment from Necator americanus strain Aroian chromosome III, whole genome shotgun sequence encodes:
- a CDS encoding hypothetical protein (NECATOR_CHRIII.G12696.T1), which translates to MEPSVRLVNEDLWTKFHENTTEMVVTKTGRKMFPKLEYSIEGLKASQAYGLVLQIEQIDENRYKFSGGEWSAAGRGENGGVAKNVMHHDGVMPGAHWMRQAVNFERVKITNNPNDTNPSHIFLQSMHKYVPVLSIFEIAQSDTPFMSTSTSQPPKQIARIRIPETEFVAVTAYQNSTITQLKIEHNPFAKGFRDGGERKRSTPESYAATPSPKRIYSPNNYTTTTDKSLPVPVPLLPSPAPLPLAPMWPAFYPTYWSPYSYMLNPLLARFGAAPK; encoded by the exons ATGGAACCAAGCGTACGATTGGTTAACGAGGATCTATGGACGAAATTCCATGAGAACACCACTGAAATGGTGGTCACGAAAACTGGCAG aaaaatgttcCCCAAATTGGAATACTCGATAGAAGGACTAAAAGCCAGTCAAGCCTATGGATTAGTCCTTCAAATTGAGCAAATTGATGAGAATCG ATACAAATTCTCCGGTGGAGAATGGAGTGCGGCGGGACGTGGTGAAAATGGTGGTGTCGCTAAGAATGTGATGCACCATGATGGTGTGATGCCGGGCGCACATTGGATGCGTCAAGCGGTGAACTTCGAACGCGTCAAAATCACAAACAATCCGAATGATACGAATCCAAGTCAT attttcctcCAATCCATGCACAAATATGTTCCGGTGCTGAGTATTTTTGAAATCGCTCAGTCCGACACTCCGTTTATGTCGACATCAACGAGTCAACCACCGAAACAG ATTGCCCGGATACGAATCCCGGAAACGGAATTCGTGGCAGTTACTGCTTATCAAAACAGTACCATCACTCAGTTGAAAATAGAGCACAATCCGTTCGCGAAGGGATTTCGGGACGGCGGTGAGCGGAAGCGATCGACACCGGAAAGCTACGCG GCCACGCCCTCGCCGAAACGCATCTATTCACCGAACAACTACACAACAACGACGGATAAATCGTTGCCAGTGCCAGTACCACTACTTCCAAGTCCTGCCCCGTTACCGCTTGCGCCCATGTGGCCCGCATTCTATCCCACCTACTGGAGTCCTTATTCCTACATGTTAAATCCGCTATTGGCGCGATTTGGCGCAGCGccaaaataa